The genomic region GTCCCAATCGCCGTTCCCAGCACCACGCGCGAAAGCGGGAACATCACAATCATCAAAATCACGAAGGGGAAAGAACGCAGCGTGTTCACGATACGGCTAATCAGCTGGTACGGAACAATCTTGGGAGCGATTCCCCGTGGAGAAGTCACGAACAGGAAAATGCCCAACGGGAACCCGAGAAGTACTGCAAACAAAGTCGAAAAGAAAACCATGACTATGGTTTCCCAAGTAGACTGCAACACCAGTTCCGTTATCGGACTCATCTTTTACTCACCTCGTAACCGTTGTCCTGCAAATAGGCGATTGCCGACTCGACAGAAATTTCGTTGCGACGAATATTCGAAAGGAACTCGCGGGTAATTTCGTGCTTGGGCGAACGGAATACATCCGACACCGCGCCTGTCTCTACCACACAGCCCTTGTCGATGACCGCCACATATTGGCAAGCATCGCGCACCACTTCCATCTGGTGCGTAATCATCACCACTGTGAGATTCATTCCTGCGTGGATTTTCTTAATCAAGTCCAGAATTTCGTGAGTCGTCTGCGGGTCGAGCGCACTCGTCGCTTCGTCGCAAAAAAGAATGTTCGGCCGCGGTGCCAAGGCACGAGCAATCGCCACGCGCTGTTTTTGACCGCCCGAAAGTGTTGTAATCGGCGACTTCTCGCGGTCTTCAAGGCCCACAAGCGCAAGCATCTCTTTGACGCGAGCGTCGATATCGCGGCGGTTCCAACCTGCAAGTTCCAGCGGGAACGCCACATTCTTGCCCGCCGTACGCGAACTGAACAGGTTGAAGTTCTGGAAAATCATCCCGATTTCGAGCCTGCGGCGATTCAGTTCCTTTTTAGGCAAATGGTCTACGCGGACACCGTCGTAATAGACCTCGCCCTGGTCGGGAGTTTCTAGCAAACTCGCAAGCCGCAATAGCGAAGACTTGCCCGCCCCGCTCTTGCCGATAATGCCGATAATCGCATTATCAGGAAAGTCAAGGGAAATATCCTTGACTGCCGTGACGCTTGCGCGTTTTGTCGTATATGTCTTATTCAGATGTTCGAGCTTAAGCTGCATCGCGCAACCTAAAAAACGGGAACCACTTCGCCCTTGGGGTACTTGCCCTTGATCCAGTTCTTGACCTTTTCGCTCTTGAGCGCATTCACCAAGGCCTGAATCTTTGCGGACTTTTCGTTACCCGCCTTGACGGCAACCACATTCACATAAGGCGAACTCGCATTTTCGACAAACAAGCCGTGAGTCGAAGCGTTAAGCCCCGCCGGAATCGCGTAATTGCCGTTGATGGCCGCCGCATCGACATCCTGCAAA from uncultured Fibrobacter sp. harbors:
- a CDS encoding methionine ABC transporter ATP-binding protein, whose protein sequence is MQLKLEHLNKTYTTKRASVTAVKDISLDFPDNAIIGIIGKSGAGKSSLLRLASLLETPDQGEVYYDGVRVDHLPKKELNRRRLEIGMIFQNFNLFSSRTAGKNVAFPLELAGWNRRDIDARVKEMLALVGLEDREKSPITTLSGGQKQRVAIARALAPRPNILFCDEATSALDPQTTHEILDLIKKIHAGMNLTVVMITHQMEVVRDACQYVAVIDKGCVVETGAVSDVFRSPKHEITREFLSNIRRNEISVESAIAYLQDNGYEVSKR